Proteins encoded together in one Hevea brasiliensis isolate MT/VB/25A 57/8 chromosome 16, ASM3005281v1, whole genome shotgun sequence window:
- the LOC110637012 gene encoding uncharacterized protein LOC110637012 — protein sequence MTKPHRTPSGRTNLASCIVATIFLLFLVIIILIVFFTVFKPKDPKISVNAVQLPSFAVSNNTVNFTFSQYVSVKNPNRVSFSHYDSTLHLLYSGSQVGFMFIPAGKIDAGQTQYMAATFAVQSFPLSSSPDAAVNVGPTFSNGGFGGGPGVNSGFRVGPTMEIESRIQMVGRVRVLHIFTHHVEAKAGCRVAIAVSDGSVLGFHC from the coding sequence ATGACTAAACCACACAGAACACCGTCCGGCCGTACGAATCTGGCTTCTTGTATAGTAGCCACCatcttcttactctttcttgttaTCATAATCCTCATCGTCTTCTTCACCGTTTTCAAGCCTAAAGACCCCAAAATCTCCGTCAACGCCGTTCAGCTCCCTTCCTTCGCTGTCTCCAACAACACTGTCAACTTCACCTTCTCTCAGTACGTTTCCGTCAAGAACCCTAACAGAGTTTCCTTCTCTCACTATGACAGTACTCTCCACCTCCTCTACTCCGGTTCCCAAGTCGGCTTCATGTTCATTCCTGCTGGCAAGATCGACGCTGGTCAGACCCAGTACATGGCCGCAACATTCGCCGTCCAGTCCTTTCCCTTGTCGTCCTCACCGGATGCGGCGGTCAATGTGGGTCCGACTTTCTCAAACGGCGGGTTCGGCGGTGGTCCTGGTGTTAATAGTGGTTTCAGAGTGGGACCGACGATGGAGATTGAGTCAAGGATTCAAATGGTGGGTAGGGTTCGGGTACTTCATATTTTCACGCATCACGTGGAGGCCAAGGCTGGTTGCAGAGTCGCCATTGCTGTGAGTGACGGATCTGTGTTAGGCTTCCATTGCTAG
- the LOC110637011 gene encoding GDSL esterase/lipase At4g10955, which produces MASDRDDFSLSGPLHLTAVDWTNAHHRRSVAASLVQGVYALERDRQQKQEGPDALANPWWEFFHFQLLRKLVDDVDSSIFGAIYEYKPSSSYSTHSLDEGPRYVIAFRGTVTQPDSLSRDIELDLHIIRNGLHETSRFEIGIQAVRNVVATVGESNVWLAGHSLGAAMALLAGKTMAKTGIFIQVFLFNSPFFSAPIERIKDKRVRHGLRIASSVITAGLAFAAAAKKNNQNSRSVDPFAALSAWIPSLFVNPADHICSEYIGYFEHRKKMDDIGIGAIERVATQNSIGGLIMSAIGKESEPLHLIPSANLTVNLTPSRDFKEAHGIHQWWRPDLDVQSNLYKY; this is translated from the exons ATGGCCTCTGACAGAGATGATTTTAGCCTCTCAGGACCCTTACATCTAACTGCTGTTGATTG GACAAATGCACATCATCGAAGGTCTGTAGCTGCCAGTTTGGTTCAGGGTGTCTACGCGCTGGAGCGGGATCGCCAGCAGAAACAAGAAGGTCCAGATGCTCTTGCAAATCCTTGGTGGGAGTTCTTTCATTTTCAGTTGCTTCGTAAACTTGTGGATGATGTTGATTCCTCCATTTTTGGTGCCATTTATGAATATAAACCTTCATCATCTTATTCTACCCATTCACTAGATGAAGGCCCACGTTATGTAATTGCATTCCGAGGCACTGTAACGCAGCCAGACTCCTTGTCACGGGACATTGAGTTGGACCTTCACATAATCCGAAATGGACTCCATGAAACATCTCGCTTTGAAATTGGTATCCAAGCAGTTAGAAATGTGGTTGCTACTGTAGGCGAATCGAATGTCTGGCTGGCAGGCCATTCCTTGGGGGCAGCAATGGCATTGCTTGCTGGAAAGACTATGGCTAAGACGGGCATCTTTATTCAAGTATTTCTCTTCAATTCGCCATTCTTCTCTGCCCCAATAGAGAGAATCAAAGATAAACGGGTGAGACACGGATTACGGATTGCAAGCAGTGTGATAACTGCTGGACTTGCCTTTGCTGCAGCTGCAAAGAAGAATAATCAAAATAGCCGGTCCGTAGATCCATTTGCTGCTCTCTCTGCATGGATACCATCTCTATTTGTCAATCCGGCGGATCACATCTGCTCCGAGTATATAGGATATTTTGAACACAGGAAGAAGATGGATGACATTGGCATTGGCGCCATTGAGAGGGTAGCAACCCAGAATTCGATTGGTGGTCTTATTATGAGTGCAATAGGAAAGGAGTCAGAGCCACTCCACCTCATTCCTTCCGCAAATCTGACCGTCAATTTAACTCCATCTCGAGATTTTAAGGAAGCCCACGGAATTCACCAGTGGTGGAGACCTGATCTGGATGTCCAATCCAACCTTTACAAGTACTAA